One Oncorhynchus keta strain PuntledgeMale-10-30-2019 chromosome 11, Oket_V2, whole genome shotgun sequence DNA window includes the following coding sequences:
- the LOC118378500 gene encoding proline-rich protein 7 — protein sequence MVMSQGTYTFLACFAGFWLVWALIVMLCCFCSFVQRRLKRRREERLREQCLRALEMESLECLGTAGLAGYPPSREPLQFCPPLTLSPPLHIPRSLPQSSWASPQETDVFGKPPCYEEAVLMEDPPPPYCEVLADSRGGTYTKLTPQASRLQQQEPETSKTPPVTVFSERGYSSLIRLPTARRWDSLGHLLSTMDLNHNTLPTEPLSLQAQATVTMPHEGRTHTHPELGLRSIHGLQGLRGLEQSCGLPTAFPLLGRSTAV from the exons ATGGTGATGTCCCAGGGCACGTACACCTTCCTGGCCTGTTTCGCTGGGTTCTGGTTGGTGTGGGCTCTCATCGTCATGCTGTGCTGCTTCTGTAGCTTTGTCCAGCGtcgtctgaagaggaggagggaggagaggctgagggagcAGTGTCTAAGGGCCCTGGAGATGGAGTCACTGGAGTGCCTGGGCACTGCGGGGTTGGCTGGGTACCCTCCATCCAGAGAGCCCCTCCAGTTCTGCCCCCCGCTGACCCTCTCCCCACCGCTGCACATTCCCCGATCCCTCCCCCAGAGCAGCTGGGCCTCCCCACAAG AGACGGACGTGTTTGGGAAGCCCCCCTGCTACGAGGAGGCTGTTCTGATGGAGGACCCCCCTCCCCCCTACTGTGAAGTGCTGGCTGACAGCCGGGGGGGCACCTACACCAAGCTCACCCCCCAGGCCTCCAGGCTGCAGCAGCAGGAGCCTGAGACCTCCAAGACTCCCCCTGTCACAGTGTTCTCTGAGCGGGGCTACTCCTCCTTGATCCGCCTGCCCACCGCCCGACGCTGGGACTCCCTGGGTCACCTGCTCTCCACAATGGACCTCAACCACAACACCCTCCCCACGGAGCCCCTCTCTCTGCAGGCCCAGGCCACTGTCACCATGCCCCACGAGGGCCGGACTCACACACACCCAGAGCTAGGGCTGAGAAGTATCCATGGGCTCCAGGGGCTCAGGGGGCTAGAGCAGAGTTGTGGCTTGCCCACAGCCTTCCCTCTGCTGGGTCGCAGCACAGCCGTGTAG